A stretch of the Aegilops tauschii subsp. strangulata cultivar AL8/78 chromosome 4, Aet v6.0, whole genome shotgun sequence genome encodes the following:
- the LOC109774312 gene encoding large ribosomal subunit protein uL1 isoform X1, producing the protein MSKLSTDALKEAITQVVADAKEKNRKFTETVELQIGLKNYDPQKDKRFSGSVKLPHVPRPKMRVCMLGDAQHVGEAEKIGLDSMDVEALKKMNKNKKLVKRLAKKYHAFLASEAIIKQIPRLLGPGLNKAGKFPTLVSHQESLEAKVNETKATIKFQLKKVLCMGVAVGNLSMEEKQIQQNIQMSVNFLVSLLKKNWQNVRCLYIKSTMGKPVRVF; encoded by the exons ATGAG TAAGCTATCGACCGACGCACTCAAGGAGGCCATCACCCAGGTGGTGGCGGATGCCAAGGAGAAGAACAGGAAGTTCACCGAGACCGTCGAGCTCCAGATCGGCCTCAAGAACTACGACCCGCAAAAGGACAAGCGTTTCAGCGGCTCCGTCAAGCTGCCCCACGTCCCTCGCCCCAAGATGAGGGTCTGCATGCTCGGTGACGCCCAGCATGTGGGAGAG GCTGAAAAGATTGGTCTTGATTCCATGGATGTTGAAGCTCTTAAGAAGATGAACAAGAACAAGAAGCTTGTCAAGAGGCTTGCCAAGAAGTACCATGCTTTCTTGGCCTCGGAGGCTATCATCAAGCAGATTCCACGTCTCCTTGGTCCTGGTCTCAACAAGGCAG GAAAGTTCCCGACCCTGGTTTCTCACCAGGAGTCTCTGGAAGCCAAGGTGAACGAGACGAAAGCGACAATCAAGTTCCAGCTCAAGAAGGTGCTGTGCATGGGCGTCGCGGTGGGCAACCTGTCGATGGAGGAGAAGCAGATCCAGCAGAACATCCAGATGAGCGTCAACTTCCTGGTTTCCCTGCTCAAGAAGAACTGGCAGAAC GTGAGGTGTCTGTACATCAAGAGCACCATGGGGAAGCCGGTCCGGGTGTTCTAA
- the LOC109774313 gene encoding uncharacterized protein encodes MRLAAMETSPRLKLVSLALLLASFPFPCATAALPPSLLEEQAGALLAWKATIHNPPAQLRSWGNTTTQPCGWYGIKCGKQQARHQEQEVVITEISLRGLWLRARLEDINFTALHTLTSIRLPYNQIRGPFPPALASNLPNLRHLLLQGNGLSGQIPRQIKHLESLVGLDLSNNHLSGPIPIELGYLNKLKMLDLSTNNLTGPIPRSLGNCSKLTILYLDGNQLSGHLPRELGYIVKLQKLALSSNKLMGSIPNTFGSLINITGLYLWDNQLSGHVPPELSSLVNLEDLELAKNRLTGSIPGSFGNLTKLTTLYLYGNQFSGHVPPELGSLVNLQVLSLHNNQLIGFIPNTFGNLINLTALYLYHNQLSGHIPQELGSLVNLELLDLSNNTLMGSIPNTFVNLTKITTLSLYDNQLSGHVPRALGFLVNFELLLLQKNQLTGSIPDTFGNLNKLTTLYLFRNQLSGYVPKELGSLVSLEDLQLYKNKLLGSIPNTFGNLTKLTTLYLYDNQLSGHVPRELGCLVNLEDLELHRNKLFGSIPNALGNLTKLTTLNLGGNQLSGGIPQELGYLVNLEDLELDKNKLMGCIPNTFGNMTKLNTLFLDDNQFSGHVPQEIGTLMDLKYIQFDGNNLSGPLPPSLCVGGMLKTLIAFDNNLNGPLPSSLINCRSLVRVRLERNQIEGDISKMGIYPNLVYMDMRSNNLFGQLSFLWGDCHNLQMLRISNNNLTGEIPASMGQLSQLGLLDLSSNKLEGEIPSALGNLKKLFNLSLADNLLHGSIPQEIGALSSLELLDLSSNNLNGLVQYSIEHCLKLRLLKLNHNNFIGNIHAELGSLRNLYELDLSDNSFIGAIPSQLSGLSMLENLNLSHNELNGSIPSSFQSMESLTSIDVSYNELEGPVPNSKLFQQAPNQRFMHNKMLCGVVNGLPPCNSVTQSRGKWKGYKILVLAPVLALICLILIVMILMFWRERKKTKETNNDKVTQEKVFSIWSFDGANVFKQIVEATNHFSEMHCIGTGGYGSVYKAILATGEIFAVKKIHMIEDECCMNKQLFNREVEALVQIRHRNIVQLLGYCSSSQGRFLIYEYMERGDLAKMLKDNERAIELDWRRRICIVLDVVHALAYMHHDCSSTIVHRDITSNNILLDQEFRACISDFGTAKILNIYGQNLTRLAGTKGYLAPELAYTENVTEKCDVYSFGVLVLELFMGSHPGDLLSSLSLTTKNNFVCMKDLLDSRLALPDAESAIEIYCMLSVAVRCLEPLPSRRPTARRASDELSTIKACEDRADYLHAGITFPVM; translated from the exons ATGCGACTAGCCGCCATGGAGACCTCCCCTCGCCTTAAGCTCGTCTCGCTCGCTCTCCTACTAGCCTCGTTTCCCTTTCCCTGTGCCACGGCAGCGCTACCCCCTTCCCTCCTAGAAGAACAGGCCGGAGCCCTCCTCGCCTGGAAAGCTACCATACACAACCCCCCAGCCCAGCTCCGATCTTGGGGAAACACCACAACCCAGCCATGTGGCTGGTACGGCATCAAGTGTGGCAAGCAACAAGCGAGGCACCAAGAGCAAGAGGTGGTGATCACCGAGATCTCTCTCCGGGGGTTGTGGCTGAGAGCGAGGCTGGAGGACATCAACTTCACGGCGTTGCATACTCTCACGAGTATCCGACTACCCTACAATCAGATAAGAGGCCCCTTTCCACCCGCTTTAGCATCAAACTTGCCAAACCTCCGCCACCTCCTGCTCCAGGGGAATGGACTCTCCGGTCAAATACCGAGACAAATAAAACACCTGGAGAGTCTCGTTGGGTTGGACTTGTCAAACAACCACTTGTCTGGTCCTATACCCATTGAACTAGGCTACCTAAACAAGTTGAAAATGTTAGATCTTTCCACCAACAACCTCACAGGCCCAATTCCAAGAAGTCTAGGGAATTGCAGTAAGCTCACCATCTTGTACCTTGATGGTAATCAGTTATCTGGacatcttcctcgagaactaggTTACATCGTGAAACTACAGAAGTTAGCACTTAGCAGCAACAAACTCATGGGTTCCATCCCCAATACCTTTGGGAGTTTGATTAACATCACTGGATTGTACCTATGGGATAACCAACTATCCGGACATGTTCCTCCAGAACTAAGTTCCTTGGTGAATCTGGAAGACTTGGAACTTGCCAAAAACAGACTCACGGGTTCCATCCCTGGTTCCTTTGGAAATTTGACCAAGCTCACTACCTTGTATCTTTATGGTAACCAGTTCTCTGGACATGTTCCTCCAGAACTAGGTTCCCTTGTGAATTTGCAAGTGTTGTCGCTTCACAACAACCAATTAATCGGTTTCATCCCCAATACCTTTGGAAACCTGATCAATCTCACTGCCTTGTACCTATATCATAACCAATTATCCGGGCATATTCCTCAAGAACTAGGTTCCCTAGTAAATCTAGAATTGTTGGATCTTAGCAACAACACACTCATGGGATCCATCCCCAATACCTTTGTAAATTTGACCAAAATCACTACCTTGTCCCTATATGATAACCAACTCTCCGGACATGTTCCTCGAGCACTAGGTTTCTTGGTGAATTTTGAACTTTTGTTGCTTCAAAAAAACCAACTCACGGGTTCCATTCCCGATACCTTTGGAAATTTGAACAAGCTCACTACCTTGTACCTTTTCCGTAACCAACTCTCTGGATATGTTCCTAAAGAATTAGGTTCCTTGGTGAGTCTAGAAGACTTGCAACTTTACAAAAATAAACTCTTGGGTTCCATCCCCAATACATTTGGAAATTTGACCAAGCTCACTACGTTGTACCTATATGATAACCAACTTTCCGGGCATGTTCCCCGAGAACTAGGGTGCTTGGTGAATCTAGAAGACTTGGAACTTCATAGAAATAAACTCTTTGGTTCCATCCCCAATGCCTTGGGAAACTTGACCAAACTTACTACCTTGAACCTAGGGGGAAACCAACTTTCAGGGGGCATTCCTCAAGAACTAGGCTACTTGGTGAATCTAGAAGACTTGGAACTTGACAAAAACAAACTCATGGGTTGCATCCCCAATACCTTTGGAAATATGACAAAGCTCAATACCTTATTCCTTGATGATAACCAATTCTCCGGACATGTTCCACAAGAAATTGGCACCTTAATGGATCTCAAATATATACAATTTGATGGTAACAATCTCTCTGGTCCCTTGCCACCAAGCTTGTGTGTTGGCGGCATGCTCAAGACATTGATCGCATTTGACAACAATCTCAATGGGCCTTTGCCGTCAAGTTTGATAAACTGCAGAAGCCTAGTTAGAGTTCGTCTTGAAAGGAATCAGATAGAAGGAGATATTTCTAAGATGGGGATTTATCCAAATCTTGTCTACATGGATATGAGATCAAACAACCTGTTTGGTCAACTATCTTTTCTCTGGGGTGATTGCCATAATCTTCAGATGCTACGAATTTCAAACAACAACCTTACGGGGGAAATACCCGCAAGTATGGGGCAACTATCTCAACTAGGGTTACTTGATCTTTCATCAAACAAGCTTGAAGGAGAGATTCCAAGTGCACTAGGAAATCTGAAAAAATTATTCAACTTGAGCCTCGCGGACAATTTGTTGCATGGAAGTATTCCGCAAGAAATTGGAGCACTATCCAGTCTGGAATTACTGGATTTGTCATCAAATAACCTAAATGGTTTGGTACAATATTCAATTGAGCATTGTTTGAAACTTCGCCTTTTAAAGCTGAATCACAATAACTTCATTGGAAACATCCATGCCGAGCTAGGGTCATTGCGCAATTTATACGAATTGGATttaagtgacaattcatttattGGGGCAATACCAAGCCAACTTAGTGGTTTGAGCATGCTAGAAAATCTGAATCTTTCACATAATGAACTAAATGGCTCCATCCCATCATCATTTCAGAGTATGGAAAGCTTGACATCCATTGATGTATCTTATAATGAATTGGAAGGGCCAGTCCCGAACAGTAAGCTCTTCCAACAAGCTCCAAACCAGCGGTTCATGCATAATAAGATGCTATGTGGTGTGGTGAATGGATTACCCCCTTGCAATAGTGTAACTCAGAGCAGAGGCAAGTGGAAAGGATACAAAATACTTGTACTAGCTCCTGTTCTGGCTCTGATATGTCTTATTCTTATTGTGATGATATTGATGTTCTGGCGTGAAAGAAAGAAAACCAAGGAAACCAACAATGATAAAGTAACACAAGAAAAAGTCTTCTCTATTTGGAGTTTTGATGGGGCAAATGTGTTCAAGCAAATAGTTGAAGCAACCAACCATTTTAGCGAGATGCATTGCATAGGAACCGGGGGATATGGATCTGTCTATAAAGCTATACTTGCAACAGGCGAAATATTTGCAGTGAAGAAGATACACATGATAGAAGATGAGTGTTGCATGAACAAGCAGTTGTTCAATCGTGAAGTTGAGGCATTGGTGCAGATTCGTCATCGAAACATCGTACAACTTTTAGGTTATTGTTCCTCTAGCCAAGGCAGGTTCCTTATCTATGAATATATGGAGAGAGGAGACTTGGCAAAAATGTTGAAGGACAATGAAAGGGCAATTGAATTGGATTGGAGAAGGCGGATATGTATTGTATTGGATGTGGTTCATGCTTTGGCATACATGCACCATGACTGTTCATCAACAATAGTCCATAGAGACATAACAAGCAACAATATTTTGCTTGATCAAGAATTTAGAGCCTGCATCTCTGACTTTGGTACGGCTAAAATACTCAATATTTATGGCCAAAATCTCACAAGGCTAGCTGGGACGAAAGGCTACCTTGCCCCAG AGCTGGCATATACAGAAAACGTGACGGAGAAATGTGATGTATACAGCTTCGGAGTGCTCGTTTTGGAGCTATTTATGGGATCTCATCCAGGCGATTTGCTCTCATCCCTCTCGTTGACCACCAAGAACAATTTTGTGTGCATGAAGGATCTGCTGGACTCCAGGCTTGCCCTCCCGGATGCTGAATCCGCCATAGAAATATACTGCATGCTCAGTGTCGCAGTTCGGTGCCTGGAGCCGCTTCCATCCCGCAGGCCAACGGCACGACGTGCCAGCGACGAGCTATCTACGATTAAAGCTTGTGAAGATCGTGCTGATTATTTGCACGCCGGCATCACCTTTCCTGTGATGTAG